Proteins encoded by one window of Fischerella sp. PCC 9605:
- a CDS encoding carbon dioxide-concentrating mechanism protein CcmK, translating into MPLAVGVIQTLGFPAVLAAADAMVKTAEVTLVYYGLAESAQFVVAVRGQVAEVRRAIEAGIEAGKQAQGSGGKVITHYIVPNPPENVESVLPIHFTKKSEPFRIF; encoded by the coding sequence ATGCCATTGGCGGTTGGAGTAATTCAAACTTTAGGTTTTCCTGCTGTACTGGCAGCAGCAGACGCGATGGTAAAAACTGCCGAAGTTACTCTTGTATATTATGGTCTAGCAGAAAGCGCTCAGTTTGTAGTTGCCGTCCGGGGACAAGTAGCGGAAGTAAGAAGAGCTATTGAAGCAGGTATAGAAGCTGGAAAACAAGCTCAAGGTAGTGGCGGGAAGGTCATCACCCACTACATCGTTCCTAACCCTCCGGAGAATGTGGAAAGCGTTCTACCTATCCATTTCACCAAAAAATCAGAACCGTTCCGCATTTTCTGA
- a CDS encoding BrnA antitoxin family protein, producing MKAEYDFSQGKRGAIDPTPPGKTRITIRLDDEVLTWFREQVHLAGGGNYQTLINEALRQYIQQSREPLEETLRRVIREELKRIER from the coding sequence ATGAAAGCAGAATATGATTTTAGTCAAGGTAAGCGAGGGGCTATCGACCCAACCCCACCCGGAAAAACTCGCATCACAATTCGGTTAGATGATGAGGTTCTAACGTGGTTTCGTGAGCAAGTTCATTTAGCAGGTGGAGGAAACTACCAAACCTTAATTAATGAAGCCTTGCGACAGTATATTCAGCAAAGCCGTGAGCCTTTGGAGGAAACCTTACGCAGAGTCATTCGCGAAGAACTTAAGCGTATTGAGCGATAA
- a CDS encoding BrnT family toxin gives MRSELVLLVCTGVHTIIEMAYQWNRDKAAANLRKHGIDFADAVSVFSDDLAITIPDDQFDEERFVTIGNDAFGRVLVVVYTLRDDEIRLISARKATRQERQQYEEG, from the coding sequence ATGCGATCAGAGCTTGTCCTGTTAGTATGTACAGGTGTACATACTATAATTGAGATGGCTTACCAATGGAATAGGGATAAGGCAGCGGCCAATCTTCGCAAGCATGGTATCGACTTCGCTGATGCAGTATCCGTTTTCTCAGATGATCTGGCAATTACTATTCCAGACGATCAGTTTGACGAAGAACGGTTCGTCACGATCGGTAACGATGCATTTGGCAGAGTTTTGGTGGTTGTCTACACGCTACGGGACGATGAAATTCGCCTTATTTCTGCCCGCAAAGCAACTCGGCAAGAACGACAGCAATACGAGGAGGGATAG
- a CDS encoding alpha/beta fold hydrolase → MFPSFLSAAVGQLTESTSVALAQSIEQIAIATPLSSEPILTTYVRRGSGGTPLLLIHGFDSSVLEYRRLLPLLAEHNETWAVDLLGFGFTSRPKGIKFRTAEIKTHLYYFWKTLINQPVILVGASMGGAAAIDFTLTYPELVKKLVLIDSAGLVGSSPFIKLMFPPLDYFAAQFLRNPKVRQSIIRAAYKNKSLASIDAQLCAGLHLECPDWHQALIAFTKSGGYTAFRFKKLGEIQQPTLILWGDSDKILGTTDAKRFKRAIPNSKLIWIQDCGHVPHLEQPQIIAQHILEFRSDY, encoded by the coding sequence ATGTTTCCTAGTTTTCTCTCAGCCGCCGTTGGGCAACTAACAGAATCTACCTCCGTTGCTCTAGCTCAAAGCATTGAACAGATAGCGATCGCTACTCCCCTGAGTTCCGAGCCAATTCTTACAACCTACGTGCGTAGGGGTAGTGGTGGTACGCCGTTACTGTTAATTCATGGCTTTGACAGTTCGGTTTTAGAATATCGTCGCCTCCTGCCATTACTTGCAGAACACAATGAAACTTGGGCAGTAGATTTGTTAGGTTTTGGGTTTACAAGCAGACCAAAAGGAATCAAGTTTAGAACTGCTGAAATCAAGACTCATCTTTATTATTTTTGGAAAACTCTGATTAACCAACCTGTCATTTTGGTAGGTGCTTCGATGGGGGGTGCAGCAGCGATTGATTTTACTCTCACTTACCCAGAATTAGTCAAAAAGTTAGTGTTAATTGATAGCGCCGGTTTGGTGGGAAGTTCACCGTTCATCAAATTAATGTTTCCACCGTTGGATTATTTCGCAGCTCAATTTTTGCGTAATCCCAAGGTACGCCAAAGCATTATTCGCGCTGCTTATAAAAACAAAAGCCTTGCTTCAATTGATGCTCAATTATGTGCAGGATTACATCTAGAATGTCCGGACTGGCATCAAGCTTTAATTGCATTTACAAAAAGCGGTGGTTACACTGCTTTTAGATTTAAGAAGTTGGGAGAAATTCAGCAACCAACACTGATTTTATGGGGTGATTCCGATAAAATTTTAGGGACTACGGATGCTAAGCGCTTTAAGAGGGCAATTCCCAACAGTAAACTCATCTGGATTCAAGATTGCGGTCATGTCCCTCATTTAGAACAACCGCAGATTATCGCCCAGCATATTTTAGAGTTTCGATCTGACTACTGA
- a CDS encoding beta-ketoacyl-ACP synthase III: METIGIAITGSGSALPATFLDNQGLTELVETSDEWISTRTGIRQRHLAKAGESLADLATAASSQAIAMAGITPQQLDLILLATSTPDDLFGSACQIQAKLGATRAVAFDMTAACSGFVFGLVTAAQFIRTGVYQNVLLIGADILSRWVDWQDRRTCVLFGDGAGAVVLQANQSDRLLGFELRSDGTQNDCLNLPYTPESTELIPGVSVGKGNFQPITMNGKEVYRFAVQQVPEVIDKALFRANLSVEQVDWLLLHQANQRILDAVAQRLNIPEHKVISNLAYYGNTSAASIPLALDEVVRQGKIKVDDIIVASGFGAGLTWGAAIFQWGR, translated from the coding sequence GTGGAAACAATAGGAATAGCAATTACAGGAAGTGGCTCAGCGCTGCCAGCTACTTTCCTAGATAACCAGGGGCTGACGGAACTAGTTGAAACATCAGACGAGTGGATCAGCACGAGAACAGGAATTCGTCAACGGCATTTGGCGAAAGCTGGTGAATCTTTGGCAGATCTTGCCACTGCTGCCAGTAGTCAGGCGATCGCAATGGCTGGAATTACACCGCAACAGTTGGATCTGATTTTGCTGGCAACTTCTACGCCCGATGATTTATTTGGTAGTGCCTGTCAAATTCAAGCAAAACTAGGAGCAACAAGAGCAGTAGCATTTGATATGACGGCTGCTTGCTCCGGCTTTGTGTTTGGACTAGTTACAGCTGCCCAATTTATCAGAACTGGCGTATATCAAAATGTATTGCTGATTGGAGCAGACATTCTCTCTCGTTGGGTGGACTGGCAAGATCGACGTACCTGCGTGTTGTTCGGCGATGGTGCTGGGGCGGTAGTATTGCAGGCAAACCAGAGCGATCGCTTACTAGGATTTGAACTTAGAAGTGATGGCACTCAAAACGATTGTCTCAACCTTCCCTATACACCTGAGTCCACAGAACTGATCCCAGGCGTTAGTGTTGGTAAAGGTAACTTCCAGCCCATTACGATGAATGGCAAAGAAGTTTATCGCTTTGCCGTACAGCAAGTTCCAGAAGTTATTGACAAAGCCTTGTTTCGTGCCAACCTGAGTGTAGAGCAAGTAGACTGGCTACTATTGCATCAAGCCAATCAACGTATTCTCGACGCCGTTGCCCAGCGCCTGAATATTCCAGAACATAAAGTTATCAGTAATCTTGCCTACTATGGCAACACCTCTGCCGCCTCTATTCCCCTTGCTCTTGATGAAGTTGTGCGACAGGGCAAAATTAAAGTCGATGACATCATTGTCGCATCAGGTTTTGGTGCTGGGCTGACGTGGGGAGCGGCTATTTTTCAATGGGGACGATAG
- the fabD gene encoding ACP S-malonyltransferase produces MTKTAWVFPGQGSQSLGMGIDLLDVPSAKDKFAQAEEILGWSVIEICQNDADKLAHTLYTQPCLYVVESILADLLQKKEQPDLVAGHSLGEYTALYVAGVFEWSAGLRLVKRRAELMETAAGGMMAALMNFDREKLEKVIAETPDVVVANDNSSVQVVISGTPAAVEAVMTQVKAKRAIPLKVSGAFHSPLMAVAATEFQDVLASVEFRDANVPILSNVEPVPAVKAEVLKQRLTQQMIGGVRWREISLALPENGIERVVEIGPGNVLTGLVKRTSPGLILENVRNLAELPV; encoded by the coding sequence ATGACTAAAACCGCTTGGGTATTTCCTGGACAAGGCTCCCAATCACTGGGAATGGGAATAGATTTACTAGATGTGCCATCGGCAAAGGATAAGTTTGCCCAAGCCGAAGAAATTTTGGGATGGTCTGTAATTGAAATTTGTCAAAATGATGCCGACAAGCTAGCACATACCCTCTACACTCAGCCTTGTCTATACGTAGTAGAAAGTATTCTCGCCGATCTTCTCCAAAAAAAAGAACAACCAGATTTAGTTGCCGGCCATAGTTTAGGAGAATACACTGCTCTTTATGTCGCTGGCGTGTTTGAATGGTCGGCAGGGTTGCGTTTGGTGAAGCGTCGTGCCGAACTCATGGAAACCGCTGCTGGTGGGATGATGGCAGCTCTAATGAATTTCGACCGTGAAAAACTAGAAAAAGTCATTGCTGAAACTCCTGATGTAGTGGTGGCAAATGATAACAGTTCTGTACAAGTTGTCATTTCTGGCACACCAGCAGCTGTAGAAGCAGTAATGACCCAAGTAAAGGCAAAACGTGCGATTCCTTTAAAAGTCTCTGGCGCATTTCATTCACCTTTAATGGCAGTAGCAGCAACAGAATTTCAAGATGTTTTAGCCTCGGTAGAATTTCGTGATGCTAATGTGCCAATTTTATCAAATGTAGAGCCTGTTCCCGCCGTCAAGGCAGAAGTTTTAAAACAGCGACTGACACAACAAATGATAGGAGGAGTGCGCTGGCGAGAAATTTCACTAGCATTACCAGAAAATGGTATAGAGCGAGTAGTGGAAATTGGCCCTGGTAATGTATTAACTGGTTTAGTTAAACGCACCAGTCCTGGCTTAATATTAGAAAATGTCCGTAATCTTGCTGAATTACCTGTTTAA
- a CDS encoding HetZ-related protein 2 — translation MQTLKQGFEERNLTMASEADKIAQFWHKRLAQECPEQPAANRESVVYWLLGSNQERFDQFNPKELEIAKQAMEYRWKILHQRYLGKGRETAYRNLITRLGSLVTLRHKIQTWVALSRDRQRSVLDVLQEVIQELLQSDNYMQQQMAFISEFTTDPRLRNALLFASTEEYCLRPVRNQPLLVYRFVNYLRRTQRGGLTQVPGSDMIRLVSEEILTDDSDNRVNLVDSQAIAEYQEAQELEEQQTLRQSVKQEFEDYLQENLGQEAVEWLRLYLQGKSQDAIAKKLNKPIKEVYRLREKISYHAVRVFALKDKPELVESWLQTSLQEHNLGLTPNQLQQLHEKLTPTQRQILELRRAGNSIEEVAEKLKLKSHQVMGEWTKVYLTAQALRTQE, via the coding sequence ATGCAAACTTTAAAACAGGGTTTCGAGGAGCGCAATCTCACTATGGCTTCTGAGGCAGACAAAATAGCACAGTTCTGGCACAAGCGTCTAGCCCAAGAGTGTCCAGAACAACCTGCGGCCAATAGAGAAAGCGTGGTTTACTGGCTTTTAGGAAGTAACCAAGAGCGGTTTGATCAGTTCAACCCCAAGGAATTGGAAATTGCCAAACAAGCGATGGAATATCGCTGGAAGATATTACATCAACGCTATTTAGGCAAAGGACGAGAAACTGCTTATCGCAATTTAATCACTCGTTTAGGCAGTTTGGTGACATTGCGGCATAAAATTCAGACGTGGGTTGCCCTCAGCCGCGATCGCCAACGGAGTGTGTTAGATGTTCTGCAAGAAGTCATTCAAGAATTGCTGCAAAGTGATAATTACATGCAGCAGCAAATGGCTTTTATTTCTGAATTTACGACCGATCCCCGATTGCGGAATGCACTACTGTTTGCCAGCACAGAAGAATATTGTTTGCGACCTGTACGCAATCAACCGCTGCTCGTGTATCGTTTTGTAAATTACTTACGTAGAACCCAGCGTGGCGGCCTAACTCAAGTGCCTGGTAGTGACATGATTCGGCTAGTCTCGGAAGAGATTCTTACAGACGACAGTGACAACCGGGTGAACTTGGTCGATAGCCAAGCGATCGCAGAATATCAAGAAGCACAAGAACTAGAAGAACAGCAGACGCTGCGACAGTCAGTCAAACAGGAATTTGAAGATTACTTACAAGAAAATCTTGGGCAAGAAGCTGTTGAGTGGTTGCGCCTATACCTGCAAGGCAAATCCCAAGATGCGATCGCCAAAAAATTAAACAAGCCGATTAAGGAGGTTTATCGGCTTCGCGAAAAAATTAGCTACCACGCCGTGCGTGTTTTCGCTCTCAAAGATAAACCAGAACTAGTCGAATCTTGGCTGCAAACATCTTTGCAGGAGCATAACTTGGGACTGACACCAAACCAACTTCAGCAGTTACACGAAAAATTGACGCCGACTCAGCGGCAGATTTTAGAACTGCGAAGGGCTGGCAATAGCATAGAAGAAGTAGCCGAAAAGCTAAAACTCAAAAGCCATCAGGTAATGGGTGAATGGACTAAAGTCTATCTAACAGCCCAAGCTTTGAGAACCCAAGAGTAA
- a CDS encoding carbon dioxide-concentrating mechanism protein CcmK, which produces MPLQAVGSIETKGFPAVLAAADAMVKAGRVTLVGYIRAGSARFTVNVRGDIQEVKTAVAAGIAAVEQVHGGTLETWVIIPRPHENVEAVLPIGFSEEVEQYRQAVENPIVPRPGIR; this is translated from the coding sequence ATGCCACTACAGGCAGTTGGATCAATTGAAACTAAGGGTTTTCCTGCCGTGTTGGCGGCAGCAGATGCGATGGTGAAAGCTGGTCGAGTCACCCTCGTAGGATATATAAGAGCTGGTAGCGCTCGCTTTACAGTTAATGTGCGGGGTGATATTCAAGAGGTAAAAACTGCTGTAGCTGCTGGTATAGCAGCTGTAGAACAGGTTCATGGTGGAACCCTAGAAACTTGGGTGATCATTCCTCGTCCTCATGAAAACGTTGAAGCTGTTCTGCCTATTGGCTTCTCAGAGGAAGTAGAACAGTATAGACAAGCAGTGGAAAATCCGATAGTACCAAGACCCGGTATTCGCTAA
- a CDS encoding aminoglycoside phosphotransferase family protein, translating to MPVAKVDINVSLVEQLVAAQFPQWADLPIKPVAFGGVDNRTFHLGEDMSVRLPSAERYSAQVEKEHRWLPKLAPLLPLPIPVPLAMGVPGDGYPWHWSIYRWLEGENAAIERIADLRQFAIALAQFLAALQQIDPAGGPPPGPHNFFRGGSLTIYDADTRQSVANLDSEIDTDAVTAVWEAALKATWHGSPVWFHGDVSAANLLVKRGQLSVVIDFGCSGVGDPACDLTIAWTLLEGESREAFRTAVPVDDATWARARGWALWKALITLVEHIDTNPLEAGKARRVIDEVLADYEHAV from the coding sequence ATGCCTGTCGCAAAAGTGGACATCAACGTATCTCTCGTGGAACAGTTGGTCGCCGCGCAGTTTCCCCAGTGGGCAGACCTTCCGATCAAGCCAGTTGCATTCGGTGGGGTGGACAACAGAACCTTTCATCTTGGCGAGGACATGTCTGTGCGACTTCCGAGTGCCGAAAGGTACTCCGCGCAAGTGGAAAAGGAACACCGATGGTTGCCGAAACTTGCGCCACTTCTACCGCTGCCAATCCCTGTCCCTCTGGCGATGGGTGTCCCCGGCGATGGGTATCCTTGGCATTGGTCTATCTATCGCTGGCTCGAAGGCGAGAACGCCGCTATTGAGCGCATCGCCGATCTTCGCCAATTCGCGATCGCGCTGGCTCAATTCCTTGCCGCCCTACAGCAGATTGATCCAGCGGGCGGCCCACCACCTGGGCCGCACAACTTTTTTCGGGGCGGATCGCTGACAATTTATGACGCGGATACCCGGCAGTCAGTTGCAAACTTAGACAGCGAGATTGATACCGACGCAGTGACCGCGGTGTGGGAAGCAGCCCTCAAGGCAACATGGCACGGCTCACCCGTCTGGTTCCACGGAGATGTCAGTGCAGCGAACCTGCTCGTCAAAAGGGGGCAATTAAGTGTCGTCATCGACTTTGGGTGTTCGGGCGTCGGCGATCCCGCATGCGACTTGACGATTGCGTGGACACTCTTGGAAGGGGAAAGCCGGGAAGCTTTCCGCACAGCTGTTCCAGTTGATGACGCAACCTGGGCGCGAGCCCGTGGCTGGGCACTGTGGAAGGCCCTGATTACACTTGTCGAACACATAGATACCAATCCCTTAGAAGCAGGAAAGGCCCGACGCGTAATTGATGAAGTGCTTGCCGATTATGAGCACGCCGTATGA
- a CDS encoding CPBP family glutamic-type intramembrane protease produces MVQAFLTTLLATVFLAGWLMVASIFGWLTGGVSLTLSAWVGQFTPAIATLLIRWFRREKWTDAGFRFSSFYWYFKAWVTAIALFISAFAISALLGWGTVARSWSDIAVRAKSLGFVSLSPEPVGIIGFMLFSLFVLPLLLSFFALGEEIGWRGYVLPNLLPLGRRHALIISGLLGSVWHIPLVLVGQAYPGHRVTGLLLIFPFITGVWIILGYFRLGSGSVFVSTLLHGTLNAQMIGPAVLIVAISSPIYGGFMGIAGIVIVWIAALWCLRFNREIVW; encoded by the coding sequence ATGGTTCAAGCGTTTCTAACGACTCTGCTGGCAACGGTATTTCTAGCCGGATGGCTTATGGTAGCCAGTATATTTGGCTGGTTAACAGGAGGAGTAAGTCTAACGCTATCAGCTTGGGTTGGGCAATTTACACCTGCTATCGCCACGTTGCTAATTCGCTGGTTCCGTCGAGAAAAATGGACAGATGCTGGCTTCCGGTTTTCTTCCTTTTACTGGTATTTCAAGGCATGGGTAACTGCCATTGCGCTCTTCATAAGTGCATTTGCCATAAGTGCTTTGTTGGGTTGGGGGACTGTGGCTCGTTCTTGGAGCGATATTGCTGTGCGAGCAAAATCGCTGGGCTTCGTGAGCTTATCTCCTGAGCCAGTTGGTATCATCGGCTTCATGCTGTTCTCTCTTTTTGTTTTACCTCTGCTGCTCAGCTTCTTTGCTTTAGGAGAGGAAATCGGATGGCGCGGTTATGTCCTGCCAAATTTGCTACCTTTAGGTCGGCGTCATGCTCTCATTATCTCCGGCTTACTCGGTTCAGTCTGGCACATTCCCCTGGTTCTAGTTGGTCAAGCATACCCAGGTCATAGGGTTACGGGATTGCTGCTGATCTTTCCATTTATTACTGGAGTGTGGATCATATTGGGATACTTTCGTCTAGGCTCGGGTAGTGTCTTTGTTTCGACTTTACTGCATGGTACACTCAACGCACAAATGATTGGACCTGCCGTGCTCATAGTTGCCATTTCCTCTCCAATTTATGGTGGATTTATGGGAATTGCGGGCATTGTGATTGTGTGGATTGCTGCATTGTGGTGCCTAAGATTTAATAGGGAAATTGTATGGTAA
- a CDS encoding AI-2E family transporter — MSSFGANNFWSRLNNLALVRFLLLVASGWAIIQLLAYFEPVIVIFTFAAILAFLLSYPVQWLRRFLPHGLAVFVVFLVSIVIIGGLAVTVGLTVLSQGQQLIDSVSAFLNSLVPLLERIEELLNKRNIQLDLTVIEDQIRNQAITSIVSSLAILQSILTNFLTFILIAVIAFFMLLDGEKIWYFLIKQIPPQRRSRFTTVIRRKFLGFFRGQLLLTLFLASTTFIVFLLLKVPFALILSVIVGLVDIIPGIGATLGISIITLIVLSHGVWLALKVLVACIVLQQIQDNLIAPRIMQGALNLNPVVVFFALLVGARVAGLLGIFISIPIAGVIVSMFEIDEMKSEV, encoded by the coding sequence ATGAGTAGCTTTGGAGCAAACAATTTTTGGTCGCGACTAAACAACCTTGCCTTAGTTCGATTTTTGCTTTTAGTTGCTTCTGGTTGGGCAATAATCCAACTTTTAGCTTACTTTGAACCAGTCATTGTTATTTTTACATTTGCTGCTATTTTAGCTTTTTTGCTTAGCTATCCCGTACAATGGCTGCGGCGTTTTTTACCCCACGGTTTAGCAGTTTTTGTAGTTTTTTTGGTTAGTATCGTAATTATTGGAGGTCTAGCAGTTACTGTTGGCTTGACTGTTTTATCTCAAGGACAACAATTAATTGACAGTGTTAGTGCTTTTCTCAATTCTTTAGTACCTCTTTTAGAGCGAATAGAAGAGTTATTAAATAAACGTAACATTCAACTTGATTTAACTGTAATTGAAGATCAAATACGCAATCAAGCTATAACCAGTATTGTATCTAGCTTGGCTATTTTACAATCTATTTTAACTAATTTTTTAACCTTTATATTAATTGCAGTTATCGCTTTCTTCATGTTGCTAGATGGAGAAAAAATTTGGTATTTTTTAATTAAACAGATACCTCCGCAACGACGTAGCAGGTTTACAACTGTAATCAGACGTAAATTTTTAGGATTTTTTCGGGGTCAGTTACTATTAACTTTATTCCTGGCAAGTACAACTTTTATTGTTTTCTTACTATTAAAAGTTCCATTTGCATTGATACTGTCAGTGATAGTCGGGTTAGTCGATATAATTCCTGGTATTGGTGCAACATTAGGAATCAGCATCATTACATTAATTGTGTTATCTCATGGCGTTTGGTTGGCTCTAAAAGTACTGGTAGCTTGCATTGTACTTCAGCAAATCCAAGATAACTTAATTGCACCTCGCATTATGCAAGGTGCACTGAATCTGAATCCTGTAGTTGTATTTTTTGCATTACTAGTAGGTGCAAGAGTAGCAGGTTTACTGGGTATTTTTATTTCAATTCCTATCGCTGGTGTTATTGTTTCTATGTTTGAAATAGATGAAATGAAATCGGAAGTTTAG
- a CDS encoding lysophospholipid acyltransferase family protein: MTKSREPFASLLLYHAFKWSVVNPMLRVYFRGKVYGAEKVPLSGPLVVVSNHASNYDPPIISNCVRRPVAYMAKEELFKIPVLKQAIELYGAYPVSRGSADRAAIRAALKYLDEGWAVGVFLQGTRTLDGRVTDPKRGAALIAAKAKAPLLPVCLWGTQEIEQKGALLPRAVPVTVRIGDLIEPPSSTDKEELEALTQKCAVAINALHELGR; the protein is encoded by the coding sequence GTGACCAAAAGTCGCGAACCATTCGCAAGTCTTTTACTCTACCACGCCTTTAAGTGGTCTGTCGTTAACCCCATGTTGCGCGTTTATTTTCGGGGTAAAGTTTATGGTGCAGAAAAAGTCCCCCTCAGCGGGCCTTTAGTAGTGGTAAGCAATCATGCTAGTAACTACGATCCACCGATTATTTCCAACTGTGTACGCCGTCCTGTGGCTTACATGGCCAAAGAAGAACTGTTTAAAATTCCAGTTTTGAAACAAGCAATTGAATTATATGGTGCTTATCCAGTCAGTCGGGGTAGTGCCGATCGCGCCGCCATTCGTGCAGCCCTCAAATATCTTGATGAAGGATGGGCTGTCGGTGTTTTTTTACAAGGTACTCGCACCCTAGATGGACGCGTTACAGATCCGAAGCGAGGCGCAGCACTGATTGCTGCAAAGGCAAAAGCACCATTATTGCCAGTTTGTTTGTGGGGTACGCAGGAAATTGAGCAAAAAGGCGCGCTGCTTCCTCGTGCAGTTCCTGTAACGGTGAGAATTGGCGATTTGATTGAACCACCCAGTTCCACAGATAAAGAGGAATTAGAAGCGCTAACGCAAAAATGTGCTGTGGCGATCAATGCCCTGCATGAGTTAGGGCGATGA
- a CDS encoding DUF2288 domain-containing protein, translating to MTNQDLRAELTENLDEAEWEWLIPHAQRDAVIVVAAGLDLLEVGVAIASDRVLEVQNWIDEALITKPSLDQLGEWNSDRTKRFNTLIVQPFVLVQEKFAA from the coding sequence ATGACTAATCAAGATTTAAGAGCAGAATTAACAGAAAACCTGGATGAGGCTGAATGGGAGTGGTTAATTCCCCATGCACAGAGAGATGCAGTAATTGTGGTAGCAGCAGGATTAGATTTGTTGGAAGTGGGGGTAGCCATTGCTAGCGATCGCGTTTTGGAAGTACAAAACTGGATTGATGAGGCATTAATTACCAAACCTTCTTTAGACCAATTGGGTGAATGGAATAGCGATCGCACTAAGCGGTTTAATACTCTGATTGTGCAGCCCTTTGTACTCGTGCAAGAAAAATTCGCCGCTTAA
- a CDS encoding cytochrome P450 — protein MTVQLVQQLKSPSEMPGRYGLPFLGEGLDLFRNEELFYWQHYRRYGPVFKTRILGQNFAFLIGSDANRLVLQEVADCLSSHLGWAFLEPMFGKAILLQDGAEHRVSRRLMYPVFHGRAIASYFETIQSIVQNFLQDWGKRGTIPLTQDFRHLTLTVASRLFLGSQTESEVEQTSQWFTTLVAARLAILRWNMPFTLYGRSQKARQKLQNFLRKIIAKRQRQENLQESKDVLNLLLSATDEQGNQLSESEIIDQALFLLFAGHETTATLISWVLFELGSHPEWRDRLREELDRVVGDAPLQVEHLKQLPQMTNVLKEAERLYPPVYGIPRGVVKDIEYAGYRIPAGWYVDISPMLTHRLPELYTDPDRFDPERFAPPREEDKKHPFALVGFGGGPHSCLGFEFAQMEMKIILATLLRQYDWTVTPVRETIAPVRQPSKIQDKLRAHIQQLRQTTR, from the coding sequence ATGACTGTGCAACTGGTGCAGCAGCTAAAATCACCGTCAGAAATGCCTGGCAGGTATGGTTTGCCATTCTTGGGTGAAGGTCTGGATTTGTTCCGGAACGAGGAACTTTTTTATTGGCAACACTACCGGCGCTATGGCCCGGTTTTCAAGACACGGATTTTGGGGCAAAATTTTGCTTTTTTGATTGGTTCTGATGCTAATCGATTAGTGTTGCAGGAGGTGGCAGATTGTCTTTCATCACACTTGGGTTGGGCTTTTTTGGAACCAATGTTTGGTAAAGCGATACTGTTGCAAGATGGGGCGGAACATCGTGTTAGTCGTCGCTTGATGTATCCAGTTTTTCATGGACGGGCGATCGCTTCCTACTTTGAGACAATCCAAAGTATTGTGCAAAACTTTCTCCAAGATTGGGGCAAGCGAGGCACTATTCCCTTAACTCAAGATTTTCGCCACCTCACCTTAACTGTTGCTAGCCGCTTGTTTCTAGGAAGTCAAACCGAGAGTGAAGTTGAGCAAACTAGTCAGTGGTTTACAACACTGGTTGCAGCACGATTGGCAATCTTGCGGTGGAATATGCCTTTTACTTTATATGGTCGTTCTCAGAAGGCGCGGCAGAAATTGCAGAATTTCCTGCGTAAAATCATTGCCAAACGCCAACGTCAAGAGAATTTGCAGGAGTCAAAGGACGTTTTGAATTTGCTGTTGTCGGCTACTGACGAACAAGGCAATCAGTTGAGCGAATCAGAGATAATTGACCAAGCGCTGTTTTTGTTGTTTGCTGGACACGAGACAACGGCTACGCTGATTTCTTGGGTGCTGTTTGAGTTAGGTTCTCATCCCGAATGGCGCGATCGCCTGCGTGAGGAATTAGATCGAGTCGTAGGAGATGCGCCTTTGCAAGTCGAACATCTCAAACAACTTCCCCAGATGACCAATGTTCTCAAAGAAGCAGAACGCCTTTATCCCCCAGTTTATGGCATTCCTCGTGGCGTGGTTAAAGATATCGAATATGCAGGCTATCGTATTCCTGCTGGTTGGTATGTGGATATTTCCCCGATGCTAACTCACCGATTACCAGAACTTTACACCGATCCTGACCGCTTCGATCCAGAACGCTTTGCACCGCCACGTGAAGAAGATAAAAAACATCCCTTTGCACTGGTAGGCTTTGGTGGAGGCCCTCATAGCTGCTTGGGCTTTGAATTTGCTCAAATGGAGATGAAAATTATTTTGGCGACACTGCTACGCCAGTATGACTGGACGGTGACACCAGTTCGCGAGACAATTGCGCCAGTACGCCAACCCTCAAAAATTCAGGACAAACTGCGGGCACACATTCAGCAACTGCGGCAGACAACAAGGTAA